The Vicia villosa cultivar HV-30 ecotype Madison, WI unplaced genomic scaffold, Vvil1.0 ctg.003032F_1_1, whole genome shotgun sequence genome contains a region encoding:
- the LOC131640291 gene encoding uncharacterized protein LOC131640291 — MTGVGRALKLKKLTPCFIGQFQIMEKVGEVAYHIALPPTLANFHDVFHVSQVRRYIADPSHVIQVDAAQVRDKLTVETFPMRIEDRELKQLQGKEIELVMVTWGGPTSSNITWSWRVR; from the coding sequence atgactggtgttggtcGAGCTCTGAAGTTAAAGAAGTTGACGCCGTGTTTTATTGGTCAGTTTCAGATTATGGAAAAAGTAGGAGAGGTGGCCTATCATATTGCTTTaccaccgacgcttgcgaatttccacgacgtgtttcatgtgtctcaggtGAGGAGATACATTGCAGATCCTTCTCATGTAATCCAAGTAGACGCTGCGCAGGTGAGAGACAAATTGACGGTTGAGACATTtcctatgaggattgaggatcgagaGTTGAAGCAATTGCAAGGTAAAGAGATAGAATTGGTCATGGTAACTTGGGGAGGGCCAACAAGTAGTAATATTACctggagctggagagtcagatga